The Microterricola viridarii nucleotide sequence CCCAGGCTGTCCGGCGCTCTAGACCCGTTCCCGGCTGATCTGCTAGACAGTGCATGCGCGCTGTCGAGCCAACCAGTCGAGGACGGGAGGGACCATGCCAGGCCTTCCCGCCCAACGCCCGCTCGTCGGGCTCACCCGCGGCAACTGGCTGCGCGAGGTCACGGCCGGGGTCACGCTGCTGGCGATCGCCATTCCGCTCAACATCGGCTACGCCCAGATCGCCGGGTTGCCGCCGACGGCCGGGTTGTACGCGCTCGTCGTGCCCACCATCGTCTACGCGCTGGCCGTGTCCTCCCGGCAGCTGGTGGTCTCGCCGGATGCCGCGGCCGCCGCGCTCGTCGCCTCCTCGCTCGGCGGCCTCGCGGCGGCGGGCAGCGCCGACTACGGCACCCTCGCCCTCGCGCAGGCCATCCTCTGCGGCGTGATGTTCCTCGCGATGGCGTACTTCAAACTCGGATTCCTCGCGAACTTCCTCTCCAAGCCGATCCTCGTCGGCTTCGTCGGCGGCCTCGCCCTCGACATCCTGGTCAGCCAGATCGCGAAGATGCTCGGCGTGAAGATCGACTCCGGCGGCGAGTTCACCGAGAAGGTCGTCGACCTCGTGAGCGGGCTCGGGACGACGAACCTCTGGTCGCTGGCGATCGCGGCCGTCGCCGTCCTCATCCTGAGCGTCGGCAGGCGGCTGGCCAGGGCGGTGCCGTGGGCCCTCATCGTGCTCATCCTCGCGACGGTGCTCGTCGTCGCCGCCAACCTCGTCGACACGGGCGTCGACGTCCTCGGCGAGGTGCCGGCCGGCCCGCCCGCGCTCACCTGGCCGGTGATCTCCTGGTCCAGCTGGCTGCTGCTCGTGCCCTCCGCGCTCGCCCTCACCCTCGTGACCACGGCCGAGGGCCTGCTCGTGTCCCGTTCCTACGCCGAGCGCAACGGCTACCGGACCAGCCCCAACCGCGACCTCTTCGCCTTCGGCCTCGGCAACATCGCCGCCGGCGCGAGCGGGAGCTTCGCGATGGGCTCCTCCACCTCCCGCACGGCGGCGATGGACCAGGTCGGCTCGCGCACCCAGCTGCCGTCCCTCATCCTCGCCGCCGGCACCCTGCTGCTCCTGCTCTTCGGCACCGCGCTGCTGGCCGACATCCCCTCGCCGGCCATCGGGGCGATCGTCGGGGTCGCGATCCTGCCGCTGCTCGGCATCCGCGAGTTCGCCGCCATCTGGCGGGCCGACCGTTTCGAGTTCGCGATCGCCGCCGTCTGCTTCCTGGTCACGCTGCTCGTCGGGTCGATCCCGGGGATCGTCGTCGCGTTCGTGCTGGCCCTCATCAACCTCGCCAAGCGCGCCGCCAACCCGGCGATCGACGTGCTCGAACGGGGGGACACGCCGGGGGAGTCGCTGCTGGCCGAGGCGCCGGAGGGCAGCGTCACCGCACCCGGCGTCATCGTCATCCGGCTGGCCGCGCCCCTGTTCTTCGCGAACGGCGCGGTGTTCAGCCAGGCCGTGCAGCGGGCCGTGCGCGCCGCGCCCGACGTGCGCCACCTCGTCGTCGACATGGAGGCGGTGACCGACATCGACGTCACCGGCGCGGAGTCCTTCGCCGCCCTGAAGGGCTGGCTCGACGCGCAACACGTCGAGCTCGGCTTCAGCCGGGTGCGCTCCGATGCCCGGGCGCGGCTGGTCGAGCTCGGGATCCTCGGCGAGGAGCGGGTGTTCCCGACGAACCGCGCGGCGCTCGAGGCCCTGGCCCCAGACAGGACCCGGTGAGCCGGCATGGCGGATGACGTCGCCCGCCCGCTGGCGCCCGGCACGCGCACGCTGCTCACGCTCGGGGCCGCGGTGGTCGTGCTGGCCGGCGTGTCCGTCGCCCGCGACATCCTCTCGCCGCTCGCCATCGCGGTCGTGCTCGTCATCATCGTGCACCCGATCCGGCGCCCGCTGGAGCGCCGCGGCTTGCCCGCCTGGCTGGCGACGACGGCGGTGATCGTCGTCGCCTACCTCATCCTGGCTGTGATGAGCGCGCTCATCGTGCTCGCCGCCGTGCAGCTCAGCGCGATCCTGTCCGAACAGGACGAGGCCATCAGCGCCCTCGCCGCCCAACTCGGCGAGCTCGCCGCGCGGCTCGGGCTCGACGAGCAGGCGGTGGCCTCCGCGGCATCCGTGTTCGACCCGGCCACCCTGCTGGCCCTCGCCGGGACGATCGTCAGCACCGTGTTCGACTGGGCGACGGCGTTCTTCTTCGTGCTCGGCTACGTGCTCTTCATGGCCGCGGACGGTTCCCGCTACGCCCGGGCCGGGCAGGTGTTCGGCCGGGAGCGCGCCGACAGCATCGAGCGGGTGACCAGGTTCAACGCCGGCACCCGCCGTTTCTTCGTCGTCGGCGCCATCTTCGGCCTGATCGTCGCCGTGCTCGACGGACTGTTGCTCTGGTGGCTGGGGCTGCCCGGCCCGCTGGTCTGGGCGATCCTCGCCTTCGTGACGAACTTCGTGCCCAACATCGGCTTCGTGCTCGGGCTCATCCCCCCGGCGATCCTGGCGCTCGTCGTCGGCGGCCCCGGCCTGTTCCTCGTCGTCGTCATCGCCTACATCGTCATCAACGTCACGCTCCAGGTGCTCGTGCAGCCGCGGTTCGTGGCCGACACCGTGAGCCTCAGCTACTCGCTGACCTTCTTCTCCGTCGTGTTCTGGACGTTCGTCATCGGCCCCGTCGGCGCCATTCTCGCTGTGCCGCTGACGCTGCTCGTGCGGGCACTGCTGCTGGAGGGCGACGAGCGCTCGACCTGGCTGCGCTGGCTCTCCGGCGATCCCGAGGCAGTCTGAGCACTCGCCGACGGCTCGGCGTGGCTGTGCGCGGCACTCACGGCCACCGCATACGGTGGAATGCTTCCGGCCGTTGCAGTGTCGGGCCGAGGGGGAGCAGCACAATGACACCATCCACCGACCGGACGGTGGCGCGCCCGCGCGCCCTGCGGAACACCCTCCTCGTCCTGGGCTCCGCCCTCGGGGTGCTCGTGCTCGCGGCCGCCGCGACGCTGGTGTCCTTCCTCCTGCTGGGCTGGCAGAGCAGCGCAGACCAGATCGCGCGGTTCGAGGCCCACCAGGCGGATGTCGCGGCACTGCCGCAGTCGGAGCGGGACGCCTGGGTCGACACGGCGGGCGACCCCACGGTGACCGAGACGCTGCCGTTCAATGAGCTGCAGACCATCGCGACCCACAACAGCTACGTGCAGGAACCCACCTGGCTGCAGCTGCAGGTCCTCGACCTCTTCGACCCGGGCCAGGCCGTCGCCCTGCAGTACGGCCATGCACCGCTCTGGGACCAGCTCGAGGCCGGCATCCGCAGCCTCGAGATCGATGTGCGGTGGAACGGTGAGAGCTTCGAAGCGAGCCACGTGCCGCTGGTGGCGAACCGCTCCACGATGCCCGACTTCGCGCTCGGACTGCGCGAGATCGCGCTGTGGTCGGAGGCGCACCCTGCGCACCTGCCGATCAGCATCATGCTCGAGCCGAAGGCCGACTACCTCTTCCTCGACCCGGCATTGAAGCCCTTCGATACGGCCGCCTGTGCGGCGCTCGACGCCACCGTCACCGACGCGCTCGGCGATCGGCTGTTCACCCCCGGAGACCTGCAGGGGGAGGGCCCCAGCCTGCGCGAAGCGGTCGCGGCCACCGGCTGGCCGAGCGTCGCGGAGATGCGCGGATCCGTGCTCTTCTTCTACGCAGAGAACAAGCGCGCACGCGAGCTGTGCTTCGACGGCGACGCCAACAACCCGGAGCGGGCCATCTTCGCCTCCTCGCACAGCGCGGCCGATGACGCCGTGTTCGCGGTGCGCGACGACCCGTGGGATCCCGCCGTTGCCGCCGACCTCACGGACGGGATCCTGGTCAGGCTGCGGGCGGACGCCGACCTCAAGCCGAGCGAGGAGGGCCGCAACCTCGCCTTCGCGACGGGGGCCCAAATCGTCTCCACCGACTTCCCGCCCGGCGCGCCGGAGGAGGGAACGGGCTACTCCGCCGTCTTCCCCGGCGGCTATCTCGCCCGCGCGGCGGGCGGTCACTGACGGGGGCAAAGTCGTAGTAGTGTATTCACGTTGCTTCCGAGAGATCGGGAACGGCGTAAGGGTCTGTGGCGCAGCTGGTAGCGCACCTGCATGGCATGCAGGGGGTCGGGAGTTCGAGTCTCCCCAGATCCACCATCACCCCCGGGAACCATCGGCTCCCGGGGGTTTTCTCGTCCCCGCCCGGGGCTGGCCGGCACACGCCCAGGACGCCCCCGCCTAGGCTGGGGGGAGACCAAGGGGGACGCTGCACATGGCGACACGCTTCATCAACACATCGATTGCCGGCGGGGCGCTGGTGGCGCTCCTCGCACTCACCGGCTGCACGGCAGGGGCCCAGCCCGAGGGAGCAAACGCGGCGCCGGCATCTGTCAACGACACCGACCTGCACTTCCTGGCCATGATGACGCCGCATCACGAGCAGGCGGTGCAGATGAGCGACATCGTTCTCGCGGCCGGGGGAGTCAGCGAGCAGACCCGCGACATCGCCCTGCGCATCCGCAGCGGGCAGCAGGAGGAGATCGACATCATGCTCGGCTGGGTGGGCGAGTGGCAGCAGGAGCCGCTGCTCGCGCAGCACGCTGGCCACATCGCGAACGGCATGGTCACCCCCGAGGCGATGGCCGCCCTCGCCGCGCTGGACGGGCCGGAGGTCGAGCAGACCTTCCTCGAGGAGATGATCTTCCACCACGAGGGCGCCATCGCGATGACGCAGGACCAGATCGACAACGGCGGCCACCCCGAGCTGCGGGCGCTCGCCCAACAGATGATCGACGTGCAGGGCGCCGAGGTCGTGGAGATGAACGGGCTGCTCGCCCGCTGAGTCGTGCTCAACCGAGCAGTGACCCCTCCGCCGACCCGCTCGGCTTCGGATCGGGCAGTCGCCGCATCCGAAAGCCGTTGAGCAGCCCGAGCACCCCGGCGAGCAGCGGAATCAGGAGTGCGAGCTGCAGCGCGAGGGGGCGCGCCTCCGTGTTGATGCGGACGATCTCCGCCTGAATCTCCTCCGGCTGGCCGACGAGGAGCTCCTCCAGCGCGGTGTTGGACATGATCTCGGCGTCCTCCTCGAGCACCTGCGCGACCTGGGCCTGCTCCTCGGCGGGGAGCACCGTGCTGTCCATCGCCATGCTGGTGAAGATGAGCGAGAGCGCCGCGAGCATGATCGCGCCGGCGAAGGCGAGGCCGAACGACAGGCCGAACGAGCCGGCCGCCGAGTTCACGCCGGCCGCCTCACTCACGCGCTCATCGGAGATGGGCGACAGGGTGTAGTTGTTCAACTGCGAGACCAGCAGCCCGAGCCCGGAGCCCGCGACCAGGAGCGGGCCGAGCAGCCACCAGCCCGAGTCGGCGCGGGGGACAAGGGGGAGCAGCGCGACGATGCCGATGCTCAGCAGGGCGAAGCCCCACAGGATCCGGTTCGCGGGGCGGCGTGCGCCCACCCGTCGGCCGACGAGCAGCGCGACGGCGAACATGCTGAGTGAGAGGGGCGCGATGGAGAGGCCGGCCTGCAGGGCGTTGTAGCCGAGAACCATCTGCAGGTAGATGGGCAACACGATCATGGTCCCGCCGAGTGCGATCTGCTGCAGCATCTGCCCGGTCACCCCCAGCCGGAACAGCTTGGAGGCGAACAGCCCGGGGTCGATCAGGGTGGCCTTGCCCTGCCGCTTGCGTCGGACGAGCCAGAATCCGAGCCCGCCCAGCCCGACGATCCCGACGGCGAGCAGAGCGGCGACGGGGCCGCCGCCCTCCTGCCAGACGAGGATGCCGATCACGATGCCGCCCATGCCGAGCACGGAGAGGGCCGCGCCGACCGCATCCACCTTGCGGGATCCGGTGAACGGCACATCACGCACGAGCTTGATCCCGCTGAGGACGACGGCGATGATCAACGCCTCCAGCGCGAACGCGACCCGCCAGGAGAGGAACGTGGTGATGAAGCCGCCGATCAGCGGCCCCACGGCCGCCGCGATGGCCGCAGAACCGCCGACCGTCGCATACACCCGGGCCTGGGCGGCCCCCTCGAAGTTGCCGTGGATGAGCGACTGCATCGCCGGCAGGAGCAACGAGGCGCCGAGCCCACCGATGACGGCCCAGAACACGATGATCGGGAGCAGCGACTGGGTGAGCGTCATGGCGACGGCCCCGGCCGCGTAACAGAGCAGGCCGATGACATAGGCGCGCTTGCGGCCGATCAGGTCGCCGACCTTGCTGCCGATCAGGATGAACGCGGCCGAGACGAGCGCTTCGAGGGCGATGGCCGACTGGATGCCGCTCACCGTCGAATCGATGTCGTGGACGACCGCGGAGATCGAGACGTTCATGATCGACGTGTCGACGACGAGCACGAACATGGCCATGGCCAGCAGCAGGGCGAGCCGGCCGCTGAACGGAGCCGGCGCGGCATCGGATGAGCTCATGGGCGTGCACCTCTCCTGACGGGCTCAGTTCACGATGCGACGAAATCTGAGCTGCCCTCATCACTGGGCAGAGTCTGGCACTCGACCGGGCCGCTGACAATGGTCCGGCGGGCGATGGCGGTGTGTCGGAGGTGCGTTATAGGGTGAAAACCGCCCACCCAGCAGCACCCCAACAGCCAGCACCCCAACCACCAGCACATCGAGGTTCGTCCGTGGCATTGCTCTCTCTCGCGCTGCAACACGCGAAACCCTACAAGGCGTGGATTCTCGCCGTCGTCGTCCTGCAACTCATCTCGACGATGGCGGCCCTCTACCTGCCGAGCCTCAACGCCCAGATCATCGACACCGGAATCGCGACCGGTGACACCGACTTCATCTGGTCAACCGGCATGACCATGCTCCTGGTCTGCCTCGTGCAGGTCGTCACCGCCATCGGCGGCATCTACTTCGGGGCGCGCACGGCGATGGCGATCGGTCGCGACCTCCGCCGCGACGTGTACCGCAAGGTCGACTCCCTCGGTGCGCTCGAACTGGCCCGTTTCGGCAGCGGAACGCTGATCACCCGCGGCACGAACGACGTGCAGCAGGTGCAGATGCTCGTGCTGATGACCCTCAACTTCATGGTGGCGACGCCGATCATGTGCATCGGCGGCATCGTCATGGCGTTGCGCGAGGACGTCGGCCTGTCCTGGCTGCTCTGGGTGTCCGTCCCCGTGCTCTTCGTCATCGTCGGCACGCTCGTCTACCTGCTGATGCCGCTGTTCCGGCAGATGCAGGACCGCATCGACGGCATCAACAGCGTGTTGCGCGAGCAGATCATCGGCATCCGCGTGGTGCGCGCCTTCGTGCGGGAGCCGTTCGAGTCCGAGCGCTACCGCATCGCCAACGAGCAGCTCACCCGGGTCTCGGTCAAGGTGGGCAACCTGTTCGTGCTGATGTTCCCGATCATCATGATGATCCTGCACCTGGCCACCGCCGCCGTGCTCTGGTTCGGCGGCCAGCGGGTCGACACCGGGCAGATGCAGGTGGGCTCGCTGACCGCGTTCCTGCAGTACCTGCTGCAGATCCTCATGGCCGTCATGATGGGCGTCTTCATGATGATGATGATTCCGCGCGCCGTCGTCTGTGCCGAGCGCATCCGGGAGGTGCTGGGAACCGAGTCCAGCCAGAAGCAGCCGAGCGGTCCGGAGCTGCCCACGCCGCGCGCTGGGGCCGTCGAGTTCCGCAACGTGAGCTTCGGCTACCCGGGGGCCGAGCGCCCCGTGCTGGACGACGTCAGCTTCACCGCCGCCCCCGGAACCACGACGGCCATCGTCGGCTCGACCGGCGCCGGCAAGACCTCGCTGATCAACCTCATCCCGCGGCTGTACGACCCGCAGCAGGGCGAGGTGCTCATCGACGGGGTCTCGGTCGATGACTTGACCCGGGCGCAGCTCTCCAGCGTCGTCGGGCTGGTCTCCCAGAAGCCCTACCTGTTCTCGGGCACCATCGGCTCCAACCTGCGCTTCGGCCGCGTCGATGCGACGAACGGAGAGCTCTGGGAGGCACTGCGGGTGGCGCAGGGCGACGACTTCGTCCGTGCCAAGGAGCTGGGCCTGGAATCGGCCGTCTCCCAAGGCGGCACCAACGTCTCCGGCGGCCAGCGGCAGCGGCTCTGCATCGCCCGGGCGCTCGTCGCCCGGCCCCGCGTGTACCTCTTCGACGACTCCTTCTCCGCCCTGGACGTCGCGACCGACGCGCGGCTGCGCGCCGGGCTCGCCGACGCCACCGGCGATGCCACCGTGATCATCGTCGCGCAGCGGGTGTCGACGATCACCGATGCCGACCAGATCCTGGTCATGGACGACGGCAGCATCGTCGGCCGCGGCACCCACGAACAACTGTTGGAGAGCAGCGAGACCTATCGCGAGATCGTGCACTCTCAGCTCAGCGTCGAGGAGGTGGCCTGATGGCCGAGGAAGAACTCCCCACAGACGAGCTCGAGGCCGAGTACGCGCCCACCGAGGCCGACGGCGACATGTTCGGCGGCGCACCGGCAAAGAAGGCCCAGCATTTCTGGCCCTCCGCGAAGCGCCTGCTGGGGCTGTTGCGGCCCGAGCGCCTGAAGATGAGCTTCGTCGTGCTGCTCGTGATCATCTCGGTGGTCTTCACGGTCATCGCGCCGAAGGTGCTCGGCGAGGCGATGGACGTCATCTTCAACGGCGTCCTCGGCAAGCAGCTGCCGGCCGGCGTCCCGCTGGAACAGGTCATCACCGATCTCCGCGCGGAGGGCAACACCCAGTTTGCCGACATGCTGGCCGGCACGTCCGTCGTGCCCGGCGAGGGCATTGACTTCGTCCGCCTCTCTCAGCTGATCTTCATCGTGCTCGGGCTCTACCTCGTCGCGTCCTTCCTGATGTGGGCGCAGGGCTTCATCCTGAACGGCCTCGTCATGCGCATCGTCTACACGCTGCGCCAGGACATCGAGGACAAACTGAACAAGCTGCCGCTTCGCTACTTCGACACCCGGCAGCGCGGCGACCTGATGTCGCGCGTCACCAACGACGTCGACAACGTGCAGGCGGCGCTGCAGCAGGCCTTCTCACAACTCGTGCAGTCGTTGCTCACCGTCATCGGCATCGCCGCGATGATGTTCATCGTCTCCTGGCAGCTCGCGCTCATCGCCCTGATCGCGCTGCCGCTCTCCGCCGTCATCGCCGGCGTCATCGGCGTGCGCTCCCAGAAGCTGTTCGCCGCACAGTGGAAGAACACGGGCTCGCTCAACGGCCACATCGAGGAGACCTTCTCCGGCCAGGAGATCGTGCGCTCCTTCGGCCGCGACAAGGAGATGCTCGAGGAGTTCGACGCCCGCAACGACAAGCTGTTCGCGGCGTCCTTCGGCGCCCAGTTCGTCTCCGGCATGATCATGCCGGCGATGACCTTCGTCTCCTACCTGTCGTACGTGATGATCGCCGTCGTGGGCGGGCTGCGCGTGGCATCCGGCCAGATGACGCTCGGCGACGCGACCGCGTTCATCCAGTACTCGCGGGAGTTCACACAGCCGATCAGCGAGATGGCCAGCCTGGCGAACATGCTGCAGTCCGGCGTCGCCTCCGCCGAGCGCACCTTCGAACTGCTCGACGCCGAGGAGCAGGAGCCGGACGAGGTGAGCGCCACCCTGCCGGAGCCGACCGACGGCCATGTCGAGTTCCAGGGCGTCTCCTTCAGCTACAGCCCGGAGGTGCCGCTGATCGAGAGCCTCTCCTTCTCGGCCGAGCCCGGCCACACCGTGGCCATCGTCGGCCCCACCGGGGCGGGCAAGACCACCCTGGTGAACCTGGTGATGCGCTTCTACGAGCTCACCTCCGGTCGGATCCTGCTCGACGGCGTCGACGTGCACAGCCTGAGCCGCGACGAGCTGCGCTCCCAGATCGGCATGGTGCTGCAGGACGCCTGGCTGTTCGGCGGCACCATCCGCGAGAACATCCGCTACGGCCGGCTCGACGCGAGCGACGAGGAGGTCGTGGCGGCAGCCCAGGCCACCATGGTCGACCGTTTCGTGCGCCAGCTGCCGCAGGGCTACGACACGGTGCTGGATGCCGACGGCGGCAGCGTCTCGGCCGGCGAGCGGCAGCTCATCACCATCGCCCGGGCGTTCATCGCGAACCCGTCGCTGCTGATCCTGGACGAGGCGACGTCCTCCGTCGACACACGCACCGAGCTGCTCGTGCAACAGGCCATGGCGGCGCTCCGCACCGACCGGACCTCCTTCGTGATCGCCCACCGGCTCTCCACGATCCGCGACGCCGACACCATCCTCGTGATGGAGGCCGGCCGCATCGTCGAGCAGGGCAACCACGAGGAGCTGCTGGCACGGCGCGGGGCGTACTTCGAGCTGTACCGCGCCCAGTTCCAGGGCGGCACGGTGGCGAGCGACGACGCGCTCGAGGTGAGCGAGGCCGGCTAGGCGAGGACGGCGTCGACGGCCGCGTCGCCGCGGATCTCCCGCATCCGCTCGACCGCGCGGTCGACGGCGGCGATGGTGAGCGAGGCGCAGACGATGCTGTTGGCGCCGAGCGACTCCAAGCCGCCCGCACGGATGCGGATCACCTCCCAGCCGACCTCGGCCAGGGCGTCGTCCTTCTCTCGGTCGGACGCCTGCTTGAGCCCGCGGTGCGCGCGCCGGCTGCGGCCGGGGTCGTCGTACTCGACGGCGATGCGGAGCGCGGGGATCACGATGTCGGGCCACGCCTCCTGCCGGCCGTAGAACATGCGGGCCAGGCGGATCGTGTTGACGCCCTGCGGCAGCCGGATGCGCTCGGCCAGTAGCATCCGCAGGCGCTGCTCCGTCATCGAGGTGCGGGTGCGCAGGCCCGCGTTCATCGATGGGACTCCCGCGTCCCGGGCGGCGGACGTGCCGCTGGCATTGCGGATGCACTTGGCGCAGCTCGGCCCGCTCAACACGGCGAGCACGGTGGCCCGGTAGCGGTCGTGCCCGCGCGGGCAGACCCAGCTGTACTCGGCGCCGACCCGGGTCTCGTTCGCCAGCAGCGCCCGCTCGGGCGGGGCGACCTTGCGCAGCAGCTCGGCCCGGGAGCGCTGGGTCTCCGCGATCAGCATGCAGAGCGGGCACCCCCGCTGCAGGGTGAGCACGCGCTCCGTGCCCGCCGCGGCATCCGGGCTCGCACCGTGCCCACAGCGGAAGCGCACCGCAACCATTCCACCCATCCTCTCGACTGCAAGCAGGGTAACCCGCTGCGCTGACACCGGCGTGTGCGCTTGACCCCAAACGGGGGTCAACGCACAATGGGCACGT carries:
- a CDS encoding SulP family inorganic anion transporter, which produces MPGLPAQRPLVGLTRGNWLREVTAGVTLLAIAIPLNIGYAQIAGLPPTAGLYALVVPTIVYALAVSSRQLVVSPDAAAAALVASSLGGLAAAGSADYGTLALAQAILCGVMFLAMAYFKLGFLANFLSKPILVGFVGGLALDILVSQIAKMLGVKIDSGGEFTEKVVDLVSGLGTTNLWSLAIAAVAVLILSVGRRLARAVPWALIVLILATVLVVAANLVDTGVDVLGEVPAGPPALTWPVISWSSWLLLVPSALALTLVTTAEGLLVSRSYAERNGYRTSPNRDLFAFGLGNIAAGASGSFAMGSSTSRTAAMDQVGSRTQLPSLILAAGTLLLLLFGTALLADIPSPAIGAIVGVAILPLLGIREFAAIWRADRFEFAIAAVCFLVTLLVGSIPGIVVAFVLALINLAKRAANPAIDVLERGDTPGESLLAEAPEGSVTAPGVIVIRLAAPLFFANGAVFSQAVQRAVRAAPDVRHLVVDMEAVTDIDVTGAESFAALKGWLDAQHVELGFSRVRSDARARLVELGILGEERVFPTNRAALEALAPDRTR
- a CDS encoding AI-2E family transporter is translated as MADDVARPLAPGTRTLLTLGAAVVVLAGVSVARDILSPLAIAVVLVIIVHPIRRPLERRGLPAWLATTAVIVVAYLILAVMSALIVLAAVQLSAILSEQDEAISALAAQLGELAARLGLDEQAVASAASVFDPATLLALAGTIVSTVFDWATAFFFVLGYVLFMAADGSRYARAGQVFGRERADSIERVTRFNAGTRRFFVVGAIFGLIVAVLDGLLLWWLGLPGPLVWAILAFVTNFVPNIGFVLGLIPPAILALVVGGPGLFLVVVIAYIVINVTLQVLVQPRFVADTVSLSYSLTFFSVVFWTFVIGPVGAILAVPLTLLVRALLLEGDERSTWLRWLSGDPEAV
- a CDS encoding Ca2+-dependent phosphoinositide-specific phospholipase C; protein product: MTPSTDRTVARPRALRNTLLVLGSALGVLVLAAAATLVSFLLLGWQSSADQIARFEAHQADVAALPQSERDAWVDTAGDPTVTETLPFNELQTIATHNSYVQEPTWLQLQVLDLFDPGQAVALQYGHAPLWDQLEAGIRSLEIDVRWNGESFEASHVPLVANRSTMPDFALGLREIALWSEAHPAHLPISIMLEPKADYLFLDPALKPFDTAACAALDATVTDALGDRLFTPGDLQGEGPSLREAVAATGWPSVAEMRGSVLFFYAENKRARELCFDGDANNPERAIFASSHSAADDAVFAVRDDPWDPAVAADLTDGILVRLRADADLKPSEEGRNLAFATGAQIVSTDFPPGAPEEGTGYSAVFPGGYLARAAGGH
- a CDS encoding DUF305 domain-containing protein, with translation MATRFINTSIAGGALVALLALTGCTAGAQPEGANAAPASVNDTDLHFLAMMTPHHEQAVQMSDIVLAAGGVSEQTRDIALRIRSGQQEEIDIMLGWVGEWQQEPLLAQHAGHIANGMVTPEAMAALAALDGPEVEQTFLEEMIFHHEGAIAMTQDQIDNGGHPELRALAQQMIDVQGAEVVEMNGLLAR
- a CDS encoding MFS transporter yields the protein MSSSDAAPAPFSGRLALLLAMAMFVLVVDTSIMNVSISAVVHDIDSTVSGIQSAIALEALVSAAFILIGSKVGDLIGRKRAYVIGLLCYAAGAVAMTLTQSLLPIIVFWAVIGGLGASLLLPAMQSLIHGNFEGAAQARVYATVGGSAAIAAAVGPLIGGFITTFLSWRVAFALEALIIAVVLSGIKLVRDVPFTGSRKVDAVGAALSVLGMGGIVIGILVWQEGGGPVAALLAVGIVGLGGLGFWLVRRKRQGKATLIDPGLFASKLFRLGVTGQMLQQIALGGTMIVLPIYLQMVLGYNALQAGLSIAPLSLSMFAVALLVGRRVGARRPANRILWGFALLSIGIVALLPLVPRADSGWWLLGPLLVAGSGLGLLVSQLNNYTLSPISDERVSEAAGVNSAAGSFGLSFGLAFAGAIMLAALSLIFTSMAMDSTVLPAEEQAQVAQVLEEDAEIMSNTALEELLVGQPEEIQAEIVRINTEARPLALQLALLIPLLAGVLGLLNGFRMRRLPDPKPSGSAEGSLLG
- a CDS encoding ABC transporter ATP-binding protein → MALLSLALQHAKPYKAWILAVVVLQLISTMAALYLPSLNAQIIDTGIATGDTDFIWSTGMTMLLVCLVQVVTAIGGIYFGARTAMAIGRDLRRDVYRKVDSLGALELARFGSGTLITRGTNDVQQVQMLVLMTLNFMVATPIMCIGGIVMALREDVGLSWLLWVSVPVLFVIVGTLVYLLMPLFRQMQDRIDGINSVLREQIIGIRVVRAFVREPFESERYRIANEQLTRVSVKVGNLFVLMFPIIMMILHLATAAVLWFGGQRVDTGQMQVGSLTAFLQYLLQILMAVMMGVFMMMMIPRAVVCAERIREVLGTESSQKQPSGPELPTPRAGAVEFRNVSFGYPGAERPVLDDVSFTAAPGTTTAIVGSTGAGKTSLINLIPRLYDPQQGEVLIDGVSVDDLTRAQLSSVVGLVSQKPYLFSGTIGSNLRFGRVDATNGELWEALRVAQGDDFVRAKELGLESAVSQGGTNVSGGQRQRLCIARALVARPRVYLFDDSFSALDVATDARLRAGLADATGDATVIIVAQRVSTITDADQILVMDDGSIVGRGTHEQLLESSETYREIVHSQLSVEEVA
- a CDS encoding ABC transporter ATP-binding protein; protein product: MAEEELPTDELEAEYAPTEADGDMFGGAPAKKAQHFWPSAKRLLGLLRPERLKMSFVVLLVIISVVFTVIAPKVLGEAMDVIFNGVLGKQLPAGVPLEQVITDLRAEGNTQFADMLAGTSVVPGEGIDFVRLSQLIFIVLGLYLVASFLMWAQGFILNGLVMRIVYTLRQDIEDKLNKLPLRYFDTRQRGDLMSRVTNDVDNVQAALQQAFSQLVQSLLTVIGIAAMMFIVSWQLALIALIALPLSAVIAGVIGVRSQKLFAAQWKNTGSLNGHIEETFSGQEIVRSFGRDKEMLEEFDARNDKLFAASFGAQFVSGMIMPAMTFVSYLSYVMIAVVGGLRVASGQMTLGDATAFIQYSREFTQPISEMASLANMLQSGVASAERTFELLDAEEQEPDEVSATLPEPTDGHVEFQGVSFSYSPEVPLIESLSFSAEPGHTVAIVGPTGAGKTTLVNLVMRFYELTSGRILLDGVDVHSLSRDELRSQIGMVLQDAWLFGGTIRENIRYGRLDASDEEVVAAAQATMVDRFVRQLPQGYDTVLDADGGSVSAGERQLITIARAFIANPSLLILDEATSSVDTRTELLVQQAMAALRTDRTSFVIAHRLSTIRDADTILVMEAGRIVEQGNHEELLARRGAYFELYRAQFQGGTVASDDALEVSEAG